From Mytilus edulis chromosome 9, xbMytEdul2.2, whole genome shotgun sequence, the proteins below share one genomic window:
- the LOC139488907 gene encoding perlucin-like protein, whose amino-acid sequence MSFVFMKLCVLAFVATVVFCACPNSWSHYGDKCFFLSRDNETFADSLKLCEVIGRQYGRSASLATVDDAKTQQFLANLMIKINSIGMYIGLNDLVTEGEFHWIANGKQATYFNWGPTQPNNRGGNENCVAMRVDPVIGFNYSWTDGPCTVPTTYICEMVAADIGNLLG is encoded by the exons ATGTCTTTTGTATTTATGAAACTTTGTGTTCTGGCATTTGTAGCCACAGTTG tATTTTGTGCATGTCCCAATAGTTGGAGTCATTATGGAGACAAGTGTTTCTTTCTAAGCCGTGATAACGAGACATTTGCCGATTCACTG AAACTGTGTGAAGTGATTGGACGTCAATATGGAAGATCTGCATCATTAGCTACCGTTGATGATGCAAAAACACAACAGTTTCTTGCAAAtttaatgatcaaaataa aTTCCATTGGAATGTACATAGGATTAAATGACCTTGTAACTGAAGGGGAATTTCACTGGATAGCAAACGGCAAGCAGGCAACATACTTTAACTGGGGACCTACCCAGCCAAACAACAGAGGGGGGAATGAGAACTGTGTAGCTATGAGAGTTGATCCAGTAATAGGCTTCAATTATTCTTGGACAGATGGTCCTTGTACAGTACCAACTACCTATATCTGTGAAATGGT AGCAGCAGATATCGGAAACCTTCTTGGATAG